A stretch of DNA from Synergistaceae bacterium:
ATCAGGTGAGACAGCGTAATAGCTAGTGGTCTGCTTCCTGATGTTGACAACAGAAATGCCCGTGTATCTAGTGGAAAAGTCGGAGAAAGTACAGCCCGTGAATCTGTGAGCATCATCGATAACATCAGCGGGCTGACCGCCGTACTGTCTGAAGAGAATCCCGCCCGACCTCGAAGCTGTAACGAAACAGCAGCAGGTTTGAGCAATCCACGATAAAGCGTCCCTGTAAGTCTTGATGTCATTCTCCGCGTAAGCCAAGCCCTTACGGGTTCAGAGATACGCGGCATTCTCGCAAAGCATAAAATAATACTCCCCCTCCGGCGAAAATATTACATTGAGACAGTCTACAGCCATTACGCGCACACTCATGACAGAAGACACCTTGACACCGCCCGTGAAATTATTGCCTCTGACTGCCCCGAATACCTGCCTTCATTCGACAAAGTTATGTCGCGGAACTGGGCGCACATCTTCAACATGTTTATTATGCCCAAAGCACTGGCGGATGATTATTGCTCATGGCTATTCCCGCTGCTTAAAGGAGTTGAGGAGTGTACAGACAAAAGCAGGTT
This window harbors:
- a CDS encoding DUF4422 domain-containing protein, encoding MLRVSQALTGSEIRGILAKHKIILPLRRKYYIETVYSHYAHTHDRRHLDTAREIIASDCPEYLPSFDKVMSRNWAHIFNMFIMPKALADDYCSWLFPLLKGVEECTDKSRFNDFQKRFVGVVSEMMLDVWIVRQIETGSITPGDITEVPYIYTRKINWLRKITSFLLAKFFGVKYYRNF